In Erpetoichthys calabaricus chromosome 4, fErpCal1.3, whole genome shotgun sequence, one genomic interval encodes:
- the LOC127527691 gene encoding olfactory receptor 13G1-like: protein MFNTSLSVSEFVLHCAIKPEQRNTTTALLILIYLISFIGNLLVILIILTNHQLQSPMYIYICTLAMIDLANSTILIPKMVSIILFDLLAVAYTACLVQMYLILNVELMESVLLVLMALDRYVAVVFPLRYPSIVTSKGVCIGVTILAISAFLINTSYIIFTNELPFCQTNILPYCFCDYPTMVHIACTEDPKYLLLLSTIVITLGVVPLPLILFSYFIIVLAALRITSVEGKRKVFNTCLTHLLVVGLFYIPLMTSYILPGAGVKLSTEAYNTMVIVGNVVPPMMNPIIYSFRNKEIKSSIYKLFSGKKPSPKINNQ from the coding sequence ATGTTCAACACCAGTCTGTCCGTGTCAGAGTTTGTTTTGCACTGTGCCATTAAGCCTGAACAAAGAAATACAACAACAGCCCTGCTCATATTGATCTATCTGATATCCTTCATAGGCAACCTGCTGGttatcctgatcatcctgacaaACCACCAGCTGCAGTCAccaatgtatatctatatctgcaCTCTTGCAATGATAGACTTGGCAAATAGTACAATCctcattccaaaaatggtatccaTTATTCTTTTTGACTTATTAGCAGTTGCATATACTGCCTGTTTAGTCCAGATGTATCTAATATTAAATGTAGAGTTGATGGAATCCGTTCTGTTGGTGTTAATGGCACTTGACCGATatgttgctgttgtttttccATTAAGGTACCCATCGATTGTTACAAGCAAAGGTGTATGTATTGGTGTTACGATACTGGCAATTAGTGCTTTCCTAATTAATACCTCTTATATTATTTTTACCAATGAGCTTCCTTTCTGCCAGACTAATATTCTGCCATATTGTTTCTGTGATTATCCAACAATGGTTCATATCGCCTGTACGGAGGATCCCAAATACTTGCTTCTTTTGTCAACTATAGTTATCACCCTTGGAGTGGTGCCTTTGCCActaattctgttttcttattttataattgttttggCTGCACTAAGGATCACATCTGTTGAAGGAAAGAGGAAGGTTTTCAACACCTGCCTTACTCACCTTCTAGTGGTCGGACTGTTTTATATACCACTTATGACATCGTACATATTGCCTGGTGCAGGAGTAAAACTTTCCACCGAAGCATATAATACAATGGTCATTGTTGGAAATGTAGTTCCTCCCATGATGAATCCTATAATCTACAGCTTTAGGAACAAGGAGATAAAGAGCAGCATTTACAAGCTTTTCTCTGGGAAGAAACCatctccaaaaataaataatcagtaa